The following coding sequences are from one Rathayibacter sp. SW19 window:
- a CDS encoding GDP-mannose 4,6-dehydratase has protein sequence MTTESGQDVVLVTGAAGQDGGYLVDRLLSEGHLVHAMCHSTQGAERVSDRTPAARTHVVDLADAAAVGVLIAAVQPTQIFNLAGNSSVARSWDYPAQAADVIGVGPVRILDAAWRLQTTRGHAVRFVQASSAEVFGDTEVSPQDETTPRVPVTPYGAAKAFAQDLVGMYRSRGMHASSAILYNHESPTRPHSFVARKITHEVARIALRQSDRLVLGNIDVERDWGYAPDYVDALLRIARANSANDYIVATGEAHTVRDFVDAAFRSVGIVEWDDYVVIDPALYRPADPKRLVGDATRLRGLGWRPTIGFDQLVRLMVESDLTQLRAELDA, from the coding sequence ATGACGACTGAAAGCGGGCAGGACGTCGTTCTCGTCACCGGAGCCGCAGGGCAGGATGGCGGTTACCTGGTTGACCGGTTGCTGAGCGAGGGCCACCTCGTGCACGCCATGTGCCATTCGACGCAGGGAGCGGAACGCGTCTCAGACCGGACACCGGCGGCCCGGACCCACGTAGTGGATCTTGCGGATGCCGCGGCCGTCGGCGTGCTCATCGCCGCCGTCCAGCCCACACAGATCTTCAATCTGGCGGGTAACAGCTCGGTCGCTCGATCCTGGGACTACCCGGCGCAGGCCGCGGACGTTATCGGAGTCGGACCTGTACGCATCCTGGATGCAGCCTGGCGGCTGCAGACCACGCGCGGGCATGCTGTTCGATTCGTGCAAGCCTCGAGCGCTGAGGTGTTCGGTGACACCGAGGTCAGCCCGCAGGATGAGACCACGCCGCGCGTTCCGGTAACACCGTATGGTGCGGCGAAGGCGTTCGCGCAGGATCTGGTCGGCATGTACCGAAGCCGCGGAATGCATGCCAGTTCGGCGATCCTCTACAATCATGAGTCGCCGACACGGCCGCATTCTTTTGTTGCACGCAAGATCACGCACGAGGTCGCGCGCATCGCACTTCGGCAATCTGACCGACTCGTGCTCGGCAACATCGACGTTGAGCGCGACTGGGGTTACGCGCCCGACTATGTCGATGCGCTCCTGCGCATCGCGCGGGCCAACAGCGCGAACGATTACATCGTGGCCACGGGCGAGGCGCACACGGTGCGTGACTTTGTCGATGCCGCGTTCCGATCGGTCGGCATCGTCGAGTGGGATGACTATGTCGTCATCGATCCGGCACTCTATCGACCAGCCGACCCCAAGCGATTGGTCGGTGATGCCACGAGACTCCGCGGGCTTGGCTGGAGGCCAACAATCGGCTTCGACCAACTGGTTCGGCTTATGGTCGAATCTGATCTCACCCAATTGCGCGCAGAATTGGATGCTTGA
- the gmd gene encoding GDP-mannose 4,6-dehydratase — protein MTSTNNKRALITGITGQDGSYLAELLLQKGYEVHGLIRRSSTINTSRIDHLYQDPHEEDARLFLHYGDLTDGSRLVTLLAQIRPDEVYNLAAQSHVRVSFDEPEYTGDATGLGTTRLLEAIRMTGLHCRFYQASSSEMFGATPPPQNEETPFYPRSPYGAAKVYSYWITKNYREAYGMFAVNGILFNHESPRRGDTFVTRKITRAVARIAAGTQTELFMGNLDAVRDWGYAPEYVEAMWRMLQHDEASDYAVATGARYTVRDFLQIAFEHAELDWEKYVKFDERYLRPTEVDALVGDASKAERLLGWTPKTLTPDLARLMVDADIEALEASGRPWIDRVAFA, from the coding sequence ATGACTTCCACGAACAACAAGCGCGCCCTGATCACCGGCATCACCGGTCAGGACGGCAGCTATCTCGCCGAGTTGCTTTTGCAGAAGGGTTACGAGGTACACGGGTTGATTCGTCGGTCCTCCACCATCAACACGAGCCGCATCGATCACCTGTATCAGGACCCGCACGAAGAGGATGCCCGGCTGTTCTTGCACTACGGCGACCTGACCGATGGCTCGCGACTGGTCACACTGCTGGCCCAGATCCGGCCCGACGAGGTCTACAACCTGGCCGCGCAGTCACACGTGCGCGTCAGCTTCGACGAGCCGGAATACACCGGTGACGCAACCGGGCTTGGCACGACGCGACTGCTTGAGGCAATTCGCATGACGGGACTGCATTGCCGGTTCTATCAAGCCAGCAGCTCTGAAATGTTCGGCGCAACGCCGCCACCGCAGAACGAGGAAACACCGTTCTATCCGCGCTCGCCCTACGGCGCTGCCAAGGTGTATTCGTATTGGATCACGAAGAATTACCGCGAAGCATACGGAATGTTCGCGGTGAACGGGATTCTGTTCAATCACGAGTCGCCGCGCCGTGGGGACACGTTCGTGACGCGCAAGATCACGCGTGCTGTCGCGCGCATCGCCGCCGGTACGCAGACTGAACTGTTCATGGGCAATCTTGACGCTGTTCGCGACTGGGGCTACGCCCCCGAATACGTCGAGGCGATGTGGCGGATGCTGCAGCACGATGAGGCATCGGATTACGCCGTCGCAACGGGCGCGCGCTACACCGTTCGCGACTTTCTGCAAATCGCGTTCGAGCATGCTGAGCTCGACTGGGAGAAGTACGTCAAATTCGATGAACGCTACCTGCGCCCGACCGAGGTCGATGCGCTCGTCGGCGACGCTTCGAAGGCCGAGCGTCTTCTCGGCTGGACGCCGAAGACGCTGACGCCCGACCTGGCACGGCTCATGGTCGATGCGGACATCGAAGCGCTCGAGGCGAGCGGGCGCCCCTGGATAGACCGAGTCGCGTTCGCGTGA
- a CDS encoding glycosyltransferase family 2 protein, producing MSTPQPTASPTISVALCTHNGAAYLQTQLVSILEQTRPVDEIVVSDDASTDATLEIVRATLASIGSVKVTILHNDPPLGVTVNFEQAIRATTGDIVILCDQDDVWHPNRVAAAVQGLANGALLQFSDASLIDMDGSPLGGSLFAALEIDAQTRAALVDGRAFQTLLKRNLATGATVAFRRELLGEALPIPAAWVHDEWLTIFAAVRESVAVSTEQLIGYRQHGANQIGVVEPTLRRKIARVLQPRGDRNRGLAERSRLLLERLVALQSEPGVIDRARRKVEIETFRAQLPAARIRRVLPVLRRAASGDYQRYCSQGLMDVVRDLLQPA from the coding sequence GTGAGCACCCCACAGCCGACTGCATCCCCGACCATCTCGGTCGCCCTGTGCACGCACAACGGTGCCGCGTATTTGCAGACGCAACTTGTGAGCATCCTGGAGCAGACGCGTCCGGTCGATGAGATTGTCGTCAGCGACGACGCGTCGACGGACGCGACCCTCGAAATCGTGCGCGCGACACTCGCCTCGATCGGCAGTGTGAAAGTGACCATTTTGCATAACGACCCGCCGCTCGGTGTTACCGTCAACTTTGAGCAGGCGATCCGGGCGACCACCGGTGACATCGTGATCCTCTGTGACCAGGACGACGTGTGGCACCCGAACCGGGTTGCCGCGGCGGTGCAGGGCCTCGCAAACGGCGCGCTGCTGCAGTTCTCGGATGCTTCGCTCATCGACATGGACGGGTCACCGCTCGGCGGCTCCCTGTTCGCCGCCCTCGAGATCGACGCTCAGACGCGGGCTGCGCTCGTCGACGGGCGCGCGTTCCAGACGCTGCTGAAGCGAAATCTGGCCACAGGGGCGACGGTCGCGTTTCGACGGGAATTGCTCGGGGAGGCACTGCCGATTCCGGCGGCTTGGGTGCACGACGAATGGTTGACGATCTTTGCCGCGGTGCGCGAGAGTGTCGCCGTGTCGACCGAACAGCTGATCGGCTACCGGCAGCATGGTGCGAATCAGATCGGCGTGGTCGAACCGACGCTGCGCCGCAAGATCGCCCGTGTGCTGCAGCCGCGCGGCGATCGCAACCGCGGGTTGGCGGAGCGCTCTCGGCTGCTGCTCGAGCGGCTCGTGGCGCTCCAGTCGGAGCCCGGCGTCATCGACCGCGCACGGCGCAAGGTCGAGATCGAGACGTTCCGTGCGCAGTTGCCGGCAGCACGCATCCGTCGGGTGCTCCCGGTGCTGCGGCGCGCGGCATCCGGCGACTATCAGCGGTACTGCAGCCAGGGCCTCATGGACGTCGTGCGTGACCTGCTGCAGCCCGCCTGA
- a CDS encoding acyl-CoA dehydrogenase family protein: MAFTPLASDFYGYENELTDREKEALTTLRSYLETEVKPIVNEFWQRAEFPMQVIKPLHDLGVASWAWPETAPFPNSTVFRGFAALELARVDASIATYIGVQNGLAAGAVHACGSDEQKAEWLPKLASGDVIGAFGLTEPQSGSDSAQGLRTTAKRDGDSWVLNGSKRWIGNATFSDITVIWAKDPDDGQVKGFIVPTTTPGYTATRIEGKQSLRIVQNADITLENVVVPERLRLSNANSFKDTARVLRATRAEVAWAAVGNSVGAYDAAVAYAKERVQFGKPIGAHQLMQDLLVKSLGNITASIGMVVQVSKMLDAGTQRDEHSALAKSFTTTRMRETVAWCRELLGGNGIVIDYDVARHFMDAEALYSYEGTREMNTLIVGRSITGHAAFV, encoded by the coding sequence ATGGCATTCACGCCGCTCGCGAGTGATTTCTATGGCTACGAGAACGAACTCACCGACCGCGAGAAGGAAGCGCTGACCACGCTGCGTTCCTACCTCGAGACGGAGGTCAAGCCGATCGTCAACGAGTTCTGGCAGAGGGCGGAGTTCCCGATGCAGGTGATCAAGCCGTTGCACGACCTCGGGGTTGCGTCGTGGGCGTGGCCGGAGACCGCTCCGTTCCCGAACTCGACGGTGTTCCGCGGCTTCGCCGCTTTGGAGCTGGCGCGGGTAGACGCCTCCATCGCAACGTACATCGGTGTGCAGAACGGCCTGGCTGCCGGCGCCGTCCACGCGTGCGGCTCGGACGAGCAGAAGGCAGAGTGGCTGCCGAAGCTTGCCAGCGGCGATGTGATCGGCGCGTTCGGCCTGACCGAGCCGCAGTCCGGCTCGGATTCCGCTCAGGGGCTGCGCACGACGGCGAAGCGTGACGGTGACAGCTGGGTGTTGAACGGCTCCAAGCGCTGGATCGGCAACGCCACGTTCAGCGACATCACGGTGATCTGGGCGAAGGATCCAGACGACGGCCAGGTCAAGGGATTCATCGTGCCGACGACGACGCCCGGCTACACCGCCACCCGCATCGAGGGCAAACAGTCCCTGCGCATCGTGCAGAACGCCGACATCACGCTCGAGAACGTCGTCGTGCCCGAGCGTCTGCGCCTGTCGAACGCGAACTCGTTCAAGGACACCGCGCGGGTGCTGCGCGCCACCCGCGCCGAGGTCGCCTGGGCGGCGGTCGGCAACTCGGTCGGCGCCTACGACGCTGCGGTCGCATACGCGAAGGAGCGGGTGCAGTTCGGCAAGCCGATCGGCGCCCACCAGCTGATGCAGGATCTGCTCGTGAAGAGCCTCGGAAACATCACCGCGTCGATCGGCATGGTCGTTCAGGTGTCGAAGATGCTCGACGCCGGCACGCAGCGCGACGAACACTCCGCCCTGGCGAAGTCGTTCACCACAACGCGGATGCGCGAGACCGTCGCGTGGTGCCGCGAACTGCTCGGCGGCAACGGCATCGTCATCGACTACGACGTGGCGCGCCACTTCATGGATGCGGAAGCCCTCTACTCCTACGAAGGCACCCGCGAAATGAACACGCTCATCGTCGGCCGCTCGATCACGGGTCACGCCGCCTTTGTCTGA
- a CDS encoding O-antigen ligase family protein: MPANRTGWHVPERIRTFFESAQLASALSLTIVGTAFGTYAIRSMIGWPGLLGILAALTVLAIGSFIAHRGAIEWQGLLPISILAFVGWCGLSIIWSGYQWATLAAIIYQVAFAFLAVYLALVRDAIQIVRTVGDVLRVLLTLSLALEVLSGLLINLPIAFLGIQGNIAEGGPLQGIFGTRNQLGLVALIGLVTFLVELRTRSVQRGRAIFSIALAAACTLLSNSPVTAAVAVLVLVATLALYGLRKVKAAHRTYWQIGLGVFAVAALVVGYLTRARIIELLSAGSVLKVRYNVWIQMWDLIPTNPLQGWGWIGFWRHIPPYSIIDANVGTLHANGLNAYLDLYLQVGLIGLALFVVMIALAFARSWLLGSNKRSVIYVWPPLVLVAMLATAFAESSLLIEYGWLLLVICAVKGAQGMSWRNALPHTSHAGLSPAPRRS, encoded by the coding sequence GTGCCGGCTAACCGAACAGGCTGGCACGTTCCGGAGCGGATTCGCACGTTCTTCGAGTCCGCACAGCTGGCGTCGGCACTGTCGTTGACGATCGTCGGCACGGCGTTCGGAACATATGCCATCCGAAGCATGATCGGATGGCCGGGGCTGCTCGGCATTCTGGCCGCCCTGACCGTGCTGGCGATCGGTTCGTTCATCGCTCATCGTGGTGCGATCGAATGGCAGGGTCTGCTGCCGATCTCGATCCTCGCGTTCGTCGGCTGGTGTGGCCTGTCGATCATCTGGAGCGGCTATCAGTGGGCGACCTTGGCCGCGATCATCTATCAGGTGGCGTTCGCCTTCCTGGCCGTCTACCTCGCCCTGGTGCGCGACGCGATCCAGATCGTGCGGACCGTCGGAGACGTGCTGCGGGTGCTACTGACGCTGTCGCTGGCGCTGGAGGTGCTGAGCGGGCTGCTGATCAACCTGCCGATCGCGTTCCTCGGCATCCAGGGCAACATTGCAGAAGGTGGGCCGCTGCAGGGCATCTTCGGCACGCGCAACCAGCTCGGCCTCGTCGCCCTGATCGGCCTCGTGACCTTCCTGGTCGAACTGCGCACCCGTTCGGTGCAGCGTGGCCGGGCGATCTTCTCGATCGCGTTGGCCGCAGCTTGCACGCTGTTGAGCAACTCGCCCGTCACCGCGGCCGTCGCGGTGCTCGTGCTGGTGGCGACGCTGGCGCTGTATGGCCTTCGCAAGGTGAAAGCCGCACACCGCACTTATTGGCAGATCGGGCTCGGTGTGTTCGCAGTGGCCGCCCTGGTCGTCGGCTACCTCACGCGGGCGCGGATCATCGAACTGCTCAGCGCCGGCAGCGTTCTCAAGGTGCGCTACAACGTCTGGATTCAAATGTGGGATCTGATCCCGACCAACCCATTGCAAGGCTGGGGCTGGATCGGCTTCTGGCGGCACATCCCGCCATACTCGATCATCGACGCGAACGTCGGCACCCTGCACGCGAACGGCCTCAACGCCTACTTGGACCTCTATCTGCAGGTCGGTCTGATCGGCCTTGCACTGTTCGTCGTCATGATCGCGCTGGCCTTCGCCCGGTCCTGGCTGCTCGGCTCGAACAAGCGCAGCGTCATCTACGTCTGGCCGCCGCTCGTGCTCGTCGCGATGCTCGCAACGGCGTTCGCGGAGAGTTCGCTGCTGATCGAATACGGCTGGTTGCTGCTGGTGATCTGCGCGGTCAAGGGTGCTCAGGGCATGAGCTGGCGCAATGCGCTGCCGCACACCTCGCACGCGGGCCTCTCACCGGCGCCGCGGCGGTCGTAG
- a CDS encoding O-antigen ligase family protein, whose protein sequence is MTSDDTPRTGRRRAATGRSTNARGSSRSNTSRSPATGAGTSAGTSSSSNNNSSSTSIGAHTRSGSALGLFAAFALFTLFAGDFWRNLIGWGGYLTLAALVTIGSVVWLIVLRPKPPARWLPFRKMPKTLALFLVLATVSIAWSFYPGASALGVAAQWCTTAAGVFLALCLTWKQLLRALGTALRWLIGLSLLFELIVAAFVRHPVLPFWVHYDQHTIPQAFYWSRGLLFHGGQLQGIQGNSNLLAMSTLLALIVFSVQLADRTVKRGWGLTWLIAAVVTFLLTRSSTVIIAAILVALVLLLALWTRRRDPRKRAPVYATAFGVIVVGIASAVVLWGPILKLLGKSEDLTGRLTIWKAVTDLALQRPVFGWGWISYWAPWVEPFKTLAIRKGVTYLQAHNAYLDVWMQLGIIGLIIFILLVGSTLGRSWFAAVDRPRTGPADTARYTAITLLPLLLIAALIAQSAAESRMLSEGGWALLVLLAVKTKADRP, encoded by the coding sequence ATGACATCCGACGACACGCCGCGCACCGGGCGGCGCCGCGCCGCCACCGGCCGCAGCACCAACGCCCGCGGCAGCTCCCGCAGCAACACGAGCCGCAGCCCGGCCACCGGCGCCGGCACCAGCGCCGGCACCAGCAGCAGCAGCAACAACAACAGCAGCAGCACCAGCATCGGCGCCCACACCCGCTCTGGCAGCGCACTCGGCCTGTTCGCCGCTTTCGCCCTGTTCACCCTGTTCGCGGGTGACTTCTGGCGCAACCTGATCGGCTGGGGCGGCTATCTCACGCTCGCCGCGCTGGTCACCATCGGCAGCGTCGTCTGGCTCATCGTGCTGCGACCGAAGCCGCCGGCGCGCTGGCTGCCATTCCGCAAGATGCCGAAGACGCTGGCCCTGTTCCTCGTGTTGGCGACGGTGTCGATCGCTTGGTCGTTCTACCCGGGAGCGAGCGCCCTCGGCGTCGCCGCCCAGTGGTGCACGACGGCGGCCGGCGTGTTCCTGGCCCTGTGCCTGACCTGGAAGCAACTGTTGCGGGCACTCGGCACCGCCCTGCGCTGGCTGATCGGCCTCTCGCTCCTGTTCGAATTGATCGTGGCCGCGTTCGTTCGCCACCCGGTTCTGCCGTTCTGGGTGCACTATGACCAGCACACGATTCCGCAAGCCTTCTACTGGAGTCGCGGCCTGCTCTTCCACGGCGGCCAGCTACAGGGCATCCAGGGCAACAGCAACCTGCTGGCGATGTCGACGCTGCTCGCGCTGATCGTGTTCAGCGTGCAGCTCGCCGACCGCACCGTGAAACGCGGTTGGGGCCTCACCTGGCTGATCGCGGCCGTCGTCACGTTCCTGCTCACACGCTCCTCCACGGTGATCATCGCGGCCATTCTGGTGGCGTTGGTGCTGCTTCTTGCGTTGTGGACGCGCCGCCGCGACCCGCGCAAGCGCGCACCGGTCTACGCGACCGCATTCGGCGTGATCGTCGTGGGAATCGCATCCGCAGTCGTGTTGTGGGGTCCGATTCTCAAGCTGCTCGGCAAGAGCGAGGACCTCACCGGACGCCTGACCATCTGGAAGGCGGTCACCGACCTGGCGCTGCAGCGCCCCGTGTTCGGCTGGGGCTGGATCAGCTATTGGGCGCCCTGGGTCGAACCGTTCAAGACGCTTGCCATCCGCAAGGGCGTCACCTATCTGCAGGCGCACAACGCCTACCTTGACGTCTGGATGCAGCTGGGCATCATCGGGCTGATCATCTTCATTCTGCTCGTCGGCTCCACACTCGGCCGCAGTTGGTTCGCCGCGGTCGACCGGCCGCGAACCGGCCCCGCCGACACGGCGCGCTACACAGCCATAACCCTGTTGCCGTTGTTGCTAATCGCCGCGCTGATCGCGCAGAGCGCTGCAGAAAGCCGGATGCTCTCCGAAGGCGGGTGGGCTCTGCTCGTTCTGCTTGCGGTCAAGACCAAAGCGGATCGGCCATAG
- a CDS encoding glycosyltransferase family 4 protein, whose product MLTLVPGSMGGSETYARALTRTLPEDPHVHVEAFVPPSARGFSEAAQERVIDGIRIGRSTPQRLAGIARINMHAASIRRTMQEFDVVHFPFTLPMPKPPKSSAFVQSLLDVQHLELPALFSKGELMFRRRYYEGAARHVDALITISHFAKQRMVELAGLDADRVHVAQLGVDADRFVPNFGARGDFVLYPARPWPHKNHARLFEAMELARRARPSLRLVLTGGGLESLGTVPEWVDRRGLVSEQELGELYRTASALVFPSLYEGFGLPPLEAMASGCPVAASNAGSIPEVVGTAGVLFDPHDPADIARGIHEAIARTAELSHAGVAHARTFTWDRCRQAHVAAYRSALER is encoded by the coding sequence ATGTTGACGCTCGTGCCGGGCAGCATGGGCGGCAGCGAAACGTACGCGCGCGCGCTCACCCGCACGCTGCCCGAGGACCCGCACGTGCATGTCGAGGCCTTCGTTCCGCCGAGTGCGCGGGGATTCAGCGAGGCCGCACAAGAACGCGTGATCGACGGCATCCGGATCGGGCGCAGCACGCCTCAGCGACTTGCCGGAATCGCGAGAATCAACATGCACGCTGCGTCTATTCGTAGGACGATGCAGGAATTCGACGTTGTTCACTTTCCCTTTACGCTGCCGATGCCGAAGCCGCCGAAAAGCAGCGCGTTCGTGCAAAGCCTGTTGGACGTGCAGCACCTTGAGCTACCGGCGCTCTTCAGCAAAGGGGAACTGATGTTTCGGCGACGCTACTACGAGGGCGCCGCTCGACATGTAGACGCCCTGATCACGATCAGCCACTTTGCGAAACAGCGGATGGTCGAGTTGGCGGGGCTGGATGCCGATCGCGTGCATGTGGCCCAACTGGGTGTTGACGCCGACCGTTTTGTGCCGAATTTCGGCGCACGTGGTGACTTCGTGCTGTACCCAGCACGGCCATGGCCGCACAAGAACCATGCTCGACTCTTCGAAGCGATGGAGCTCGCGAGGCGCGCTCGACCGTCGCTGCGGTTGGTGCTGACAGGAGGCGGACTCGAGTCGCTCGGTACGGTGCCGGAGTGGGTTGATCGGCGCGGGCTCGTCAGTGAGCAAGAGCTGGGCGAGTTGTATCGCACGGCAAGCGCACTCGTGTTTCCCAGCTTGTACGAAGGATTCGGACTTCCTCCGCTGGAAGCGATGGCATCCGGATGCCCGGTCGCGGCATCCAACGCAGGCTCGATTCCGGAGGTGGTCGGGACGGCCGGCGTGCTGTTCGATCCGCATGACCCCGCGGACATCGCCCGCGGCATTCACGAGGCGATTGCACGCACAGCCGAGTTGTCGCACGCCGGCGTCGCGCACGCCCGCACGTTCACCTGGGACCGTTGCCGCCAAGCCCACGTCGCTGCCTACCGAAGTGCACTGGAGAGGTGA
- a CDS encoding type I phosphomannose isomerase catalytic subunit, protein MFVRIDNTPRDYAWGSKTAIAQLLGRPASGGPEAELWLGAHPGSPSRIVDPSLTGGATNLAEWVARDPRAALGGADARGAADAAGAAGARGADARGAGSAVGADAPRLTFLLKLLAAAGPLSLQAHPSSVQAAEGYARENAAGVPLDSPVRNYKDPFHKPELVFALSERFEALCGFRPLADSIADLDRLIAAASEALQPTDALTAFRARLAVQTDAPQVLRSVVAWLLGSGAGVAGAAGVGGVGVSAAGVSAAGVGAAGAGATGADAEAGAAEASRAGGAVAAGAGLGSGTAPNVSALVAQVVDAAARVVATAVSPAAGAPTPSDDLLPFATVGVLASAYPGDPGIVLSLLLNRVSLKQGEALYLPAGNIHAYLNGLAVELMSASDNVLRGGLTPKHIDVPELLSVLHFAPRAVPYLRPELHGDDIEIFRPDVPDFQLVRVALGTDADDPETTESRVALNGPAIVLCTDGGLRLRGALGEVTLRRGEAAYVTPDEASVTIVGDGTLFIATGNA, encoded by the coding sequence ATGTTTGTGCGCATCGACAACACGCCGCGCGACTATGCGTGGGGCTCCAAGACTGCCATCGCGCAGTTGCTCGGCCGGCCGGCATCGGGAGGGCCCGAGGCGGAACTGTGGTTGGGGGCGCATCCGGGATCGCCGAGCCGGATCGTGGACCCGTCGCTGACCGGTGGCGCGACGAACCTGGCCGAGTGGGTCGCGCGCGACCCGCGGGCTGCGCTTGGCGGGGCGGATGCTCGCGGTGCGGCGGATGCGGCCGGTGCGGCCGGTGCGCGCGGTGCGGATGCTCGTGGTGCGGGCAGCGCAGTCGGTGCAGATGCACCGCGCCTGACGTTTCTGTTGAAGCTGCTGGCGGCGGCTGGCCCGCTGTCGTTGCAGGCGCATCCGTCGTCGGTTCAGGCCGCGGAGGGGTACGCGCGCGAGAATGCCGCTGGTGTGCCGTTGGATTCGCCGGTGCGCAATTACAAGGATCCCTTTCACAAGCCGGAACTTGTCTTCGCCCTCAGCGAGCGATTCGAGGCGTTGTGCGGGTTTCGGCCGCTGGCCGATTCGATCGCGGACCTCGACAGACTGATCGCTGCCGCCAGCGAAGCGCTGCAACCGACGGATGCGCTTACCGCGTTCCGCGCGCGCCTCGCGGTGCAGACCGACGCGCCGCAGGTGCTGCGCAGTGTCGTCGCGTGGCTGCTGGGGTCGGGCGCCGGCGTTGCGGGTGCCGCGGGTGTCGGTGGCGTGGGTGTCAGCGCGGCGGGTGTCAGCGCGGCGGGTGTCGGTGCCGCAGGTGCCGGTGCTACCGGCGCGGATGCCGAGGCTGGAGCCGCCGAGGCGAGTCGAGCGGGCGGCGCGGTTGCCGCTGGTGCCGGTCTCGGCAGCGGGACGGCCCCGAACGTGTCCGCATTGGTGGCTCAGGTTGTCGACGCGGCCGCGCGGGTTGTCGCGACCGCGGTGTCCCCGGCGGCAGGAGCCCCAACCCCGTCGGACGACCTTCTGCCATTTGCGACGGTGGGGGTTCTCGCATCCGCTTACCCGGGGGATCCGGGGATTGTGCTGTCGCTGCTGCTGAACCGGGTGAGTCTGAAGCAGGGTGAGGCGCTGTATCTGCCGGCCGGGAACATCCATGCGTATCTGAACGGGCTTGCAGTCGAGCTGATGTCGGCCTCCGACAACGTGCTGCGTGGCGGGCTGACGCCCAAGCACATCGACGTGCCAGAACTGCTGAGTGTGCTGCATTTTGCGCCGCGGGCCGTACCGTATCTGCGACCGGAATTGCACGGGGACGACATCGAGATCTTTCGGCCGGATGTGCCCGATTTTCAGCTCGTGCGCGTTGCACTGGGCACGGATGCCGACGATCCGGAGACGACGGAATCGCGCGTCGCGCTCAACGGGCCGGCTATCGTGCTCTGCACCGACGGCGGGCTGCGGCTGCGCGGCGCGCTGGGTGAGGTGACGCTGCGGCGGGGTGAGGCGGCGTATGTGACGCCGGATGAGGCATCCGTCACGATCGTCGGCGATGGCACGCTCTTCATCGCGACAGGCAACGCGTAG